One Candidatus Regiella endosymbiont of Tuberolachnus salignus genomic window, TAAACCTTCGCTACTGATTTGTAAAACCATTATTGGCCAAGGATCACCGAATAAAGCCGGCAGTCATGATGTTCATGGTGCGCCCTTGGGGGATACAGAAATCGCTGCTACCCGCGTCACACTCAACTGGCACTATCCACCCTTTGAAATTCCGCCCGCTGTTTATACCGCTTGGGATGCTAAAGAAACAGGCAAAGAAAAAGAAGCCGCTTGGAACGCAAAATGGGCGGCTTATGCCCAAGCCTATCCTCAATTGGCTACGGAATTCGAACGCCGTGTCCAAGGCCAATTGCCTGATGATTGGGCGATGGAATCTAAAAAATTTATTGAAACGTTGCAAAATACACCCGCTGATATCGCCAGCCGTAAAGCATCGCAAAATACATTAGAAGCCTTTGGAAAAATACTGCCGGAATTATTGGGTGGCTCCGCGGATCTCACCCCCAGTAATCTGACCAACTGGTCAGGCTCTAAACCGCTGATGGAAAACCACGATGGCAACTACATTCACTACGGTGTACGTGAATTCGGCATGTCCGCTATCATGAATGGTATTGCGTTACACGGCGGTTTTATCCCTTATGGCGCCACTTTTTTGATGTTTGTCGAATATGCACGTAATGCGGTGCGCATGGCGGCGCTGATGAAAATACGCAGTATTTTTGTCTATACCCATGATTCGATTGGGCTGGGTGAAGACGGGTCGACCCATCAACCGGTGGAACAAATCGCCAGTCTACGTTTGACACCTAATCTAAGCACCTGGCGCCCTTGTGATCAGGTCGAATCAGCGGTGGCGTGGCAATGCGCGTTGCAACGCCAAAATGGCCCCAGTGCCCTGCTTTTTTCTCGGCAAAATTTGATACAACAACCGCGAACCGAGCAACAAGTAGAAAATATCAGCAAAGGGGGCTATGTACTGCAAGATTGCCTTGGTCAACCTGTGCTGATTTTGATTGCCACCGGATCAGAAGTTTCACTCGCTATCGATGCCGCTAAACAATTGACCGAAAAAGGCCATCAGGTTCGCGTGGTATCAATGCCCTCGACCGATCTGTTTGATCAGCAAGAAGCGACTTACCGTGAATCGGTATTGTCATCTGCCGTTAGTGCTCGCCTGGCAATAGAAGCGGGCAGTGCTGATTATTGGTATAAATACGTGGGTTTAAAGGGCGCGGTGATCGGCATGAATACTTTTGGCGAATCTGCGCCGGCGGAATTACTGTTTAAAGAATTTGGCTTCACTGTTGAAAATGTAATTGAACAAGCAGAGGCTTTATTGCAGTAGAGGTCTAATAAATATACCCAATGAATTTCGAGTTACGGCAAGGCGGCAATCAATCGAATCCCAGGAGTGTACAGGTAGTACATGACAGAGGATGAGAGCAAGCAGCCAACGCCGCCGTAACTTCAAAGACGAAGGGGATATCAGCAGGTAATAATATGACAATCCACATCGCAATCAATGGTTTCGGGCGTATCGGGCGTAATGTTTTACGGGCGCTGTATGAATCGGATAAACGAGCCCACATGTCAGTGGTGGCGATCAATGAATTGGCCAGTGCCGAGGCAATGGCACATTTATTGAAATATGATTCGAGCCATGGGCGCTTTGCTCGTGAGCTGAGCTTGAAAAATGATGGTCTTTATGTCGATGGCGATTTTATCCGCTTAATGCATCAAGCTGAAATTAAAGATTTACCTTGGTATGGGTTAAACATCGATGTGGTTTTGGATTGTAGTGGTGTTTTTGGCAGTCGCGAAGACGGTAAAGCGCATTTGGCCGCCGGGGCTAAAAAGGTGTTATTTGCCCATCCCGGGGCAGCCGATTTAGATGCCACCGTGGTTTATGGTGTTAATCATCAGCATTTACTGGCTGAACATAAAATTGTCTCTAACGCCTCTTGCACCACCAATTGCCTCATTCCCATTATTAAGATACTGGATGACGCCTATAAGATTGAATCCGGCGCGGTGACCACCATCCATTCATTGATGAATGACCAACCGGTGATTGATGCCTATCATCAAGATTTACGCCGCACGCGTGCCGCCAGTCAATCCATCTATTCCTGTCGATACCAAATTGGCTGCTGGCATTGCTCGTATTTTGCCCAAATTTAAGGGCAGATTTGAAGCCATTTCCGTACGGGTACCCACCATTAATGTCACCGCTATCGATTTAACGGTAATGGTCACTGAAACCGTGCAAGTTGAGCAAGTCAACCAATGCTTACAACAGGCAGCGCAAAAAGCGTTTCATGGTATAGTCGATTACACCACATTGCCCTTGGTTTCGACCGATTTTAACCATGATCCACACAGTGCTATTGTCGACAGCACACAAACCCGGGTTAGCGGACAACATCTGATTAAAACC contains:
- the tkt gene encoding transketolase, with the protein product MTSRKELANAIRVLSMDAVQKAKSGHPGAPMGMADIAEVLWRDYMQHNPCNPHWINRDRFVLSNGHGSMLIYSLLHLTGYHLSMEELKNFRQFDSKTPGHPEYGYTPGVETTTGPLGQGLANAVGFAIAERTLAAQFNRPDHKIVDHYSYVFIGDGCLMEGISHEVCSLAGTLQLGKLIAFYDDNGISIDGDVKGWFTDDTAARFVAYGWHVIENIDGHDAKAIKKAIDEARVTDKPSLLICKTIIGQGSPNKAGSHDVHGAPLGDTEIAATRVTLNWHYPPFEIPPAVYTAWDAKETGKEKEAAWNAKWAAYAQAYPQLATEFERRVQGQLPDDWAMESKKFIETLQNTPADIASRKASQNTLEAFGKILPELLGGSADLTPSNLTNWSGSKPLMENHDGNYIHYGVREFGMSAIMNGIALHGGFIPYGATFLMFVEYARNAVRMAALMKIRSIFVYTHDSIGLGEDGSTHQPVEQIASLRLTPNLSTWRPCDQVESAVAWQCALQRQNGPSALLFSRQNLIQQPRTEQQVENISKGGYVLQDCLGQPVLILIATGSEVSLAIDAAKQLTEKGHQVRVVSMPSTDLFDQQEATYRESVLSSAVSARLAIEAGSADYWYKYVGLKGAVIGMNTFGESAPAELLFKEFGFTVENVIEQAEALLQ